Genomic segment of Alcanivorax borkumensis SK2:
GCAAAACCCAAAATCACCATCACCGTGGTGGCAGAGCTTTCGAATACGCCGCCCATCACCAACCAGAACGGAATCACCGTAAGAATTACCGCCAGCACAAACCCGGTGGCATATTCCTTCAAGGAAACGTGGGGAATGTCCGCGTCGTTATGATCATGATCGTGTGTATGCTCGCTCATGGCAGCACTCCCATCAGATAAACGTAAGTGAACACGCCAACCCAAACCACGTCCAGGAAGTGCCAGAACATGGACAGGCAGAACACCCGGCGCTTGTTTTCCTGAATCAGGCCGTGTTTTTTCAGCTGGAACAACAGCGTCACCAGCCACACGATGCCGAAGAACACATGCAAACCGTGAGTGCCCACCAACGCAAAGAAGGCCGTCCAGAAACCACTGGTTTGCGGGCCGGCACCCACGTGGATCAGATGATGGAACTCATACAATTCCAAGCTTAAAAAGCCCAAGCCCAGCAGGCCGGTAACGGCCAACCAGAACATGGTGCCCTTCACCCTGTTTGCCTGCATCTGCAGCATGGCGAAGCCATAGGTGATAGACGATACCAATAACAATGAGGTATTGACGGCAATCAGGCTCAGGTCAAACAGCTCCATGCCTGTGGGCCCACCCGCATAGCTGCGGCTGAGCACCCCGTAGGTCGCAAACAGACAAGCGAAGATCAGACAGTCGCTCATCAGGTAGATCCAGAAACCCAGCAAGGTTCCGTTCTGGGGGTGATGATCCCCCTTTACCAGAAACTCCAGCTGGCCATCGTGCGTGCTGTTCGCGTTAGCCGTCATGGTGTTATCAGACATTGGCAAGCACCCGTGTACGTTCTGCTTCAATCCGCTCTATTTCTTCCGCCGGAATGTAGTACTCCCGGTCGTAATTGAAGGTGTGATAGATCACTGTGCCGATCAGCGCCACAAAAGATACGCCAGCCAGCAGCCACATGTGCCAAATCATGGCAAAGCCGATGGCAACACTGATACCCGAGAGCACAATGCCCGCCCAGGTGCCCTTGGGCATATGAATCGCAATAAAGCCGGACTCAGGACGCTGGAAGCCATGCTGTTTCATCTGCCACCAAGCGTCTAACTGATGCACTCGCGGAGTGAACGCAAAGTTGTAGGGAGGGGGAGGTGACGAGGTGGACCACTCTAGGGTGCGGCCATCCCATGGATCTCCGGTTTCGTCCTTGAGTGACTCGCGGCGCATAAAGCTCACCACCAGCTGAATGATGAAAGACGCGATCCCCACGGCGATCAACACCGCACCAAAGGCGGCTATCTGAAACCAGATCTGCAAGGACATATCTTCAAAGTGGCTGACACGACGGGTTACGCCCATCAAACCGAGTACGTACA
This window contains:
- the cyoC gene encoding cytochrome o ubiquinol oxidase subunit III; protein product: MSDNTMTANANSTHDGQLEFLVKGDHHPQNGTLLGFWIYLMSDCLIFACLFATYGVLSRSYAGGPTGMELFDLSLIAVNTSLLLVSSITYGFAMLQMQANRVKGTMFWLAVTGLLGLGFLSLELYEFHHLIHVGAGPQTSGFWTAFFALVGTHGLHVFFGIVWLVTLLFQLKKHGLIQENKRRVFCLSMFWHFLDVVWVGVFTYVYLMGVLP